Proteins co-encoded in one Malus domestica chromosome 09, GDT2T_hap1 genomic window:
- the LOC103444137 gene encoding uncharacterized protein isoform X2 produces the protein MANWPLTSIGFLSTFDNSAAASKAENFFIQEQQSKTISMGRVMDSYFLALTAIVTGTNSRMEVKGFGRIRYAYSFASEKTY, from the exons ATGGCAAACTGGCCACTAACATCAATT GGCTTCCTTTCCACTTTTGATAACTCAGCAGCTGCAAGCAAAGCAgagaatttttttattcaagagCAACAATCCAAAACAATTTCCATGGGAAGAGTCATGGATTCCTATTTCTTAGCTCTCACTGCCATTGTCACT GGGACGAATTCTAGGATGGAGGTGAAAGGATTTGGAAGAATCAGGTATGCCTATTCATTCGCAAG TGAAAAAACATACTAA
- the LOC103406128 gene encoding loganic acid O-methyltransferase-like — protein sequence MAAAMGDSINVSEAYPMKGGDGPDSYAKNSIEQKVVVDATKELLSKAIKEKLELDMFLPFNTFHIADLGCSVGPNTFFSVENILEAVKFEYQSGGPSSEIPKFQVFFSDKTLNDFNILFNYLPLNRNYYAAGVPGSFHGRLFPKASINFFHSSLALHWLSRVPKDVMDKNSRAWNKGRIHYSNNQDEVLKAYQSQYADDMDCFLRARALETVHRGLIVLNLLGRPLNCIEIVGFDIFGSCLVEMATKGVISEEKVDSFNIPSYFVSPQELEVIVERNGCFSIEILETLPQHVLSGSPSAPAMRAFTEGLIKQQFGEEILDDLFSLYHQKLEEQMSIAESKKAVVLFVVLKRKTN from the exons atggcagCTGCAATGGGGGATTCCATTAATGTTTCTGAGGCATATCCAATGAAAGGTGGAGATGGCCCCGACAGCTATGCCAAGAACTCTATCGAACAG AAAGTAGTTGTTGATGCTACCAAAGAACTTCTAAGCAAGGCTATTAAAGAAAAGCTTGAACTGGACATGTTTTTACCATTCAACACCTTCCATATTGCAGATTTGGGTTGTTCGGTTGGGCCTAATACATTTTTTTCTGTTGAAAATATACTTGAAGCTGTGAAATTTGAGTATCAAAGCGGAGGGCCGAGTTCTGAAAtccccaaatttcaagttttcttCAGTGATAAAACCCTAAATGATTTTAACATACTCTTCAATTACCTCCCTCTGAACAGGAACTATTATGCAGCGGGTGTGCCAGGTTCTTTCCACGGTCGCTTGTTTCCCAAGGCTTCCATTAACTTTTTTCACTCATCATTAGCCCTTCATTGGCTTTCTAGAGTACCAAAAGATGTAATGGACAAAAACAGTCGTGCTTGGAATAAAGGACGAATCCACTACTCAAATAACCAAGACGAAGTATTGAAGGCATATCAATCTCAATATGCTGACGACATGGACTGTTTCCTCCGTGCCAGAGCACTTGAGACTGTGCATCGAGGATTGATTGTGCTTAACCTACTAGGACGTCCTCTTAACTGTATTGAAATTGTGGGTTTTGACATTTTTGGATCTTGCCTCGTGGAGATGGCTACGAAG GGGGTAATTAGTGAAGAAAAAGTAGATTCATTTAACATCCCTTCCTACTTCGTGTCTCCCCAAGAACTGGAAGTCATTGTGGAACGAAATGGATGCTTTAGCATAGAGATATTGGAAACCTTACCTCAGCATGTCTTGAGTGGCTCTCCCAGTGCTCCTGCTATGAGAGCTTTCACTGAGGGACTGATCAAGCAACAATTTGGAGAAGAAATCTTAGATGATCTCTTCAGCTTGTATCACCAGAAACTTGAAGAGCAAATGTCGATAGCTGAGTCAAAGAAGGCAGTTGTCCTTTTTGTTGTGCTTAAACGCAAGACAAATTGA